One window from the genome of Cryptomeria japonica chromosome 6, Sugi_1.0, whole genome shotgun sequence encodes:
- the LOC131856161 gene encoding probable leucine-rich repeat receptor-like protein kinase At1g35710, translating into MSSSPPPSYHSDLQALLAFKNSLSHDPYDSLHDWSPRHSFCNWTAILCSSRHQRVLSLNLTGMSLLGPISPFLGNLSFLTVLALKNNNFQGQIPPQLGKLSRLRILRLSLNQLEGSIPTTLTSCHSSEVLILSYNFLSSTIPSQLGHLSQLEIIYLGRNQLTGTIPPSLGNLSSLIDLQLSNNNLHGSIPIQLGMLTQLRVLYLHQNNLTGIIPPSLGNLSSLTNLSLEYNIVHGSIPIELGMFTQLRLLVLRGNNLTGTIPPSLGNLSSLTNLDLGQNRIHGSIPIQLGMLTQLRVLYLHQNNLTGTIPPSLGNLSSLTNLDLGRNRIHGSIPIQLGMLTQLRVLYLHQNNLTGIIPPSLGNLSSLTNLSLGYNILHGSIPIELSMLSQLKELYLEQNKLNGSIPIELGMLSQLIKLYLRYNSLTGVIPF; encoded by the coding sequence ATGTCCTCTTCCCCTCCTCCTTCCTATCATTCCGATCTACAAGCTCTCCTGGCTTTTAAGAATTCCCTCTCCCATGACCCCTACGATTCCTTGCATGATTGGTCTCCTCGCCACTCCTTTTGCAATTGGACTGCGATTCTCTGCTCTTCTCGCCATCAGCGCGTGCTTTCTCTGAATCTTACTGGTATGTCTTTGCTGGGACCAATCTCTCCTTTCCTTGGCAATCTCTCTTTTCTTACAGTACTTGCCCTCAAGAATAACAACTTTCAAGGCCAAATTCCTCCTCAACTAGGCAAGCTGTCTCGCCTTAGAATACTTCGATTGTCTCTTAATCAATTGGAAGGTTCCATTCCCACCACTTTAACATCTTGCCACTCTTCGGAAGTTCTCATACTGTCCTATAACTTTTTGAGTAGCACTATCCCTTCCCAACTTGGCCATCTTTCACAATTAGAAATCATTTATTTAGGAAGAAATCAATTGACAGGCACAATCCCACCCTCCCTAGGAAACCTATCCTCTTTAATTGACTTGCAATTGTCAAACAACAACCTCCATGGTAGCATTCCTATTCAATTGGGTATGCTTACTCAACTTAGAGTACTCTATCTTCATCAAAACAACTTGACAGGAATAATCCCACCCTCCTTAGGAAACCTTTCCTCTCTAACTAATTTGTCTTTGGAATACAACATAGTCCATGGTAGTATTCCTATTGAATTGGGCATGTTTACTCAACTCAGACTTCTTGTTCTTCGGGGAAACAACTTGACAGGCACAATCCCACCTTCCTTAGGAAACCTATCCTCTTTAACTAACTTGGATTTGGGACAAAATAGAATCCATGGTAGTATTCCTATTCAATTGGGTATGCTTACTCAACTTAGAGTACTCTATCTTCATCAAAACAACTTGACAGGCACAATCCCACCTTCCTTAGGAAACCTATCCTCTTTAACTAACTTGGATTTAGGACGAAATAGAATCCATGGTAGTATTCCTATTCAATTGGGTATGCTTACTCAACTTAGAGTACTCTATCTTCATCAAAACAACTTGACAGGAATAATCCCACCCTCCTTAGGAAACCTTTCCTCTCTAACTAATTTATCATTGGGATACAACATACTCCATGGTAGTATTCCTATTGAATTGAGTATGCTTAGTCAACTCAAAGAACTTTATCTTGAACAAAACAAACTCAATGGTAGTATTCCTATTGAATTGGGCATGCTTTCTCAACTCATAAAACTTTATCTTAGATACAATAGCTTGACAGGAGTGATTCCATTCTAG